A part of Aegilops tauschii subsp. strangulata cultivar AL8/78 chromosome 2, Aet v6.0, whole genome shotgun sequence genomic DNA contains:
- the LOC109747060 gene encoding protein TIFY 3 — MDLLERSAATIKAEQGEAQRKEAERKEQEQEQEHKEQETQQPGLTGRPPLANGRSGMLPMSSPPANPGQLTIFYGGSVCVYDSVPPEKAQAIMLIAAAAAAASKSNGTTAVKPPAMSATNAIQAMLTRSLSLQSTSVANGQPQAVADPGSICKLQADLPIARRHSLQRFLEKRRDRVVSKAPYGAGKPSEGMGASSGMEVVAEGKAQ; from the exons ATGGATCTGCTGGAGAGGAGCGCAGCCACTATTAAGGCGGAGCAGGGGGAGGCCCAGCGCAAGGAAGCCGAGAGGAaggagcaggagcaggagcaggagcaCAAGGAGCAGGAGACCCAGCAGCCAGGGCTCACCGGCCGACCCCCGCTCGCCAACGGCAG GTCTGGAATGTTGCCAATGTCGAGCCCTCCAGCAAATCCGGGACAGCTTACCATTTTTTATGGTGGGTCAGTATGTGTGTATGACTCAGTGCCACCAGAGAAG GCTCAAGCAATCATGCTCattgcagcagcagcagctgcgGCCTCAAAAAGCAATGGCACCACTGCTGTTAAGCCTCCAGCGATGTCTGCGACCAATGCTATCCAAGCCATGCTTACGCGGTCGCTCTCACTCCAGAGCACTTCTGTAGCAAATGGACAACCTCAGGCTGTCGCGGATCCTGGCTCGATTTGCAAGCTTCAGGCTG ATCTTCCCATCGCCAGGAGACACTCCCTTCAGCGCTTCCTGGAGAAGCGCCGTGACAG GGTGGTGAGCAAAGCTCCTTACGGCGCCGGGAAGCCATCCGAAGGCATGGGAGCATCTTCTGGGATGGAAGTGGTCGCGGAGGGCAAGGCCCAGTAA